In the genome of Desulfobaccales bacterium, one region contains:
- the dnaE gene encoding DNA polymerase III subunit alpha, whose amino-acid sequence MANSEFVHLHVHTAYSLLDGAIRVKDLITQAQAFGMPAVAITDHGSMFGVLDFYQQAKKAGVKPLLGCELYVAPGSRHEKSGKGDNNHLVVLAQNDEGYHNLIKLVTRGHQEGFYYRPRVDKELLRELNGGLIALSSCLHGVVARPLLNDDLAAAEASAREYAEIFPDRFYLEVQANNLAEQLKVNAALLELGPKWGLPVVATNDVHYLKPEDARAHDVLLCIQTGKTVNASGRMKFQTDQLYFKSPEEMARIFPYPEVIAASGEIAARCDVTLNLGTYNFPVYPVPDGETMESLMTRQAKEGLKQRLTAPATHFRPPEADYWQRLAYETDILVKMGFAGYFLVVADIINYARRRQIPVGPGRGSAAGSLVAYALKITDLDPLAYGLFFERFLNPERVSPPDIDVDFCYERRGEIIEYVSKTYGWPNVAHITTFGSMKTRQVIRDVGRALEAPYPDVDKIAKLVPEKLNITLEQSLAMEPRLKELQNTNPVVADILTVAEVLEGLPRHASTHASAVVIADRPLIEYLPLYKGSKGEQVTQFDMKGVEKVGLVKFDFLGLRTLTVIDQAVRLIRRSHDPDFDIHTLPLEDQPTFALLQAANTAGVFQLESAGMRALMVRLKTTVFEDIIALVALYRPGPMESGMHDDFVRRKHGESKVEYFLPQMEPILKETYGVILYQEQVMQIAAAVSGFSLAEADLLRRAMGKKDPAVMAAQRDRFVSGAVANAVPKAKASELFTLIEKFAGYGFNKSHSAAYALVAYQTAYLKAHYPLEFLASVLNSEINNTAAMAKHIMEAREEGIVLLPPDINRSDRDFTVEDGKVRFGLAGVKNVGVGAIHDIIDARQAGPFENFRDVLERINLGKANRKVLEALIQAGAFDSLQPRRSRLMAGLEGALEKVNHQKRLQTAKQMSMFGGLMEPQEDDWLPEAQPWDKSVKLAREKEALGVYVTGHPLDAYRTLLKAQFRVTTADLAEAPDSQEVALGVVVTSLKEKVSKRGGRLAILTVEDLAGSVEALVFSEVYERVAELLAQPSLPLWFKGHVVQEEKGPKLVAQEIAPLESRLERLPERLDLRLQAVTVTQEQLLNLKEILSRHAGPVPAFLHFLQPKKDTTLALPKELGLTPSPDLAQEVNRLFGYPALSL is encoded by the coding sequence ATGGCTAATTCAGAGTTCGTTCATCTCCATGTCCATACCGCCTATAGTCTGCTGGACGGCGCCATCCGGGTCAAGGACCTGATAACCCAGGCCCAGGCTTTTGGGATGCCCGCGGTGGCCATCACCGATCACGGCTCCATGTTCGGCGTCCTGGATTTCTATCAGCAGGCCAAGAAGGCGGGGGTCAAGCCCCTGCTGGGCTGCGAACTCTACGTGGCCCCCGGCTCCCGCCACGAAAAGAGCGGCAAGGGGGACAACAACCACCTGGTGGTCCTGGCGCAAAATGACGAGGGCTACCACAATCTTATCAAGCTGGTCACCCGGGGCCACCAGGAAGGTTTTTACTATCGCCCCCGGGTGGACAAAGAGTTACTGCGGGAGTTGAACGGCGGGCTCATTGCCCTGTCCTCCTGCCTCCATGGGGTGGTGGCCCGGCCCCTCCTGAACGATGACCTTGCCGCGGCCGAGGCCAGCGCCCGGGAATACGCCGAAATCTTCCCGGACCGGTTTTACCTGGAAGTCCAGGCCAACAACCTGGCGGAACAGCTCAAGGTCAATGCGGCTCTGCTGGAACTTGGCCCCAAGTGGGGGCTGCCCGTGGTGGCCACCAACGACGTGCACTACCTGAAGCCCGAAGACGCCCGGGCCCACGACGTCCTGCTGTGCATCCAGACCGGCAAGACCGTCAACGCCTCGGGCCGCATGAAGTTTCAGACGGACCAACTTTATTTTAAAAGTCCCGAGGAGATGGCCCGGATCTTCCCCTATCCCGAGGTCATCGCGGCCTCAGGCGAGATTGCGGCCCGCTGCGACGTCACCCTTAACCTGGGCACCTATAATTTCCCGGTCTATCCTGTCCCCGACGGCGAGACCATGGAATCCCTCATGACCCGCCAGGCCAAAGAAGGCCTTAAGCAGCGTCTGACGGCCCCGGCCACCCATTTCCGCCCGCCTGAGGCCGACTACTGGCAGCGCCTGGCCTACGAGACCGATATCCTGGTAAAGATGGGCTTTGCCGGCTACTTTCTGGTGGTGGCCGACATCATCAATTATGCCCGGCGGCGCCAGATTCCCGTGGGACCCGGCCGGGGCTCCGCGGCCGGCAGCCTGGTGGCCTACGCCCTGAAGATCACCGACCTGGACCCCCTGGCCTACGGCCTCTTTTTCGAACGCTTCCTCAACCCCGAGCGTGTAAGCCCTCCTGACATCGACGTGGATTTCTGCTACGAGCGCCGGGGCGAGATCATCGAATACGTCTCCAAAACCTATGGCTGGCCCAACGTGGCCCACATCACCACCTTCGGAAGCATGAAGACCCGCCAGGTGATCCGCGACGTGGGCCGGGCCCTGGAAGCGCCCTACCCCGATGTGGACAAGATCGCCAAGTTGGTGCCGGAAAAACTCAACATCACCCTGGAACAGTCCCTGGCCATGGAGCCGCGTCTCAAGGAGCTGCAAAACACTAATCCTGTGGTAGCCGACATCCTGACCGTGGCCGAAGTCCTGGAAGGCCTGCCGCGCCACGCCTCCACCCACGCCTCGGCGGTGGTCATCGCCGACCGGCCCCTGATCGAGTACCTGCCGCTCTACAAAGGCAGCAAGGGTGAGCAGGTCACCCAGTTCGACATGAAAGGGGTCGAGAAAGTCGGCCTGGTGAAGTTCGATTTCCTGGGCCTGCGCACCTTAACGGTGATCGACCAGGCGGTGCGCCTGATCCGCCGCTCTCACGATCCCGACTTCGACATCCATACTCTCCCACTGGAGGACCAGCCCACTTTTGCCCTCCTGCAGGCGGCCAACACCGCCGGGGTGTTCCAGTTGGAGAGCGCGGGCATGCGCGCCCTGATGGTGCGCCTCAAGACCACCGTGTTCGAAGACATCATCGCCCTGGTGGCCCTCTATCGCCCGGGTCCCATGGAGTCCGGCATGCACGACGATTTCGTGCGCCGCAAACATGGGGAAAGCAAAGTAGAGTACTTTCTGCCCCAAATGGAGCCCATCCTCAAGGAAACCTACGGCGTCATCCTCTATCAGGAGCAGGTGATGCAGATCGCCGCGGCGGTGTCCGGGTTTTCCCTGGCCGAGGCCGACCTCCTGCGGCGGGCCATGGGCAAAAAAGACCCCGCGGTGATGGCGGCCCAGCGGGACCGGTTCGTCTCCGGGGCCGTGGCCAACGCCGTACCTAAAGCCAAAGCCAGCGAATTGTTTACGCTTATAGAAAAGTTTGCCGGCTACGGCTTCAATAAATCCCACAGCGCCGCTTACGCCCTGGTGGCCTATCAGACTGCCTATCTCAAGGCCCATTATCCCCTGGAGTTTCTGGCCTCGGTGCTCAACAGCGAAATCAACAATACCGCGGCCATGGCCAAGCACATCATGGAGGCCCGGGAAGAGGGCATCGTGCTTTTGCCGCCGGACATCAACCGCAGCGACCGGGACTTCACCGTGGAGGACGGCAAGGTCAGGTTCGGCCTGGCCGGGGTAAAAAATGTCGGGGTAGGGGCCATCCACGATATCATAGACGCCCGGCAGGCTGGCCCTTTCGAGAATTTTCGGGATGTATTGGAACGGATCAATCTGGGCAAGGCGAACCGCAAGGTCTTAGAGGCCCTGATTCAAGCCGGGGCCTTCGACAGCCTTCAACCCCGGCGGTCCCGCCTCATGGCGGGCCTGGAAGGTGCCCTGGAAAAAGTCAATCACCAGAAACGCCTCCAGACCGCCAAACAGATGTCCATGTTCGGCGGGCTGATGGAACCCCAGGAGGACGACTGGCTGCCGGAAGCCCAGCCTTGGGACAAATCCGTGAAACTGGCCCGGGAAAAGGAGGCCTTGGGGGTTTATGTCACCGGGCACCCCCTGGATGCCTACCGGACCCTCCTGAAGGCCCAATTCAGGGTTACCACGGCCGACCTCGCCGAAGCGCCAGATTCCCAGGAAGTGGCCCTGGGGGTGGTGGTGACGTCTCTCAAGGAAAAAGTGAGTAAGCGCGGCGGGCGCCTGGCCATCCTTACGGTGGAAGATTTGGCGGGGAGCGTGGAAGCCCTGGTGTTTTCGGAAGTCTACGAGCGGGTGGCGGAGCTTTTGGCCCAACCAAGCCTGCCCTTGTGGTTCAAAGGGCACGTGGTGCAGGAAGAAAAGGGTCCCAAACTGGTGGCCCAGGAGATCGCTCCTCTGGAGTCGAGGCTGGAGCGCCTACCGGAAAGGCTGGACCTGCGCCTCCAGGCCGTCACCGTGACCCAGGAACAACTCCTGAACTTAAAAGAGATCCTGAGCCGGCATGCGGGGCCGGTTCCCGCGTTTCTGCACTTTCTACAGCCCAAGAAAGACACGACCCTGGCCCTGCCCAAGGAACTGGGCCTGACCCCGTCCCCCGACCTGGCTCAAGAGGTCAACCGGCTCTTTGGATACCCGGCTTTAAGTCTGTAA